Below is a window of Drosophila miranda strain MSH22 chromosome 3, D.miranda_PacBio2.1, whole genome shotgun sequence DNA.
TAGATCTACTAGAGGAAATATAATCATTAGCATTATTTACCGTCTAACTCAAGCTGTTTACCTGTTCaaatagagggggcttaagtgggctaagtttgTTTTGTCAcaagtatatttacggtatatttagaaaatgagacggtatattttatcgaaaAGTAACAACAAAGCAGCTTGCTTGCGTGGAACAGAAACAAATATTATATCTCTGCAAAATGAATGTAAGTGTGTTTCGTTTTAGCCATATCATGCTCTCAAATGTGTTAAATTTTCGGTTTTCGAAAAAAAGGAGTCTGAGATTCCCATTGACATCCATACTCTGAAGTTGCAAGACTGGCTGATCAGCCGCAGGATTGTGCCCAAAAATATTCAACAGGAGATCAAGGAAATTCACACCAAGATCAGCAATGCCCTCCAGGACATGCCGTCTAATGAACAGCTCATTAAATTATTGTCGAAAGCGAGTGAGTAGCTTGTGcactgtttttattttttatcaGTTTATTAAATTTGAAGAAGGCTAGAGAACCCCTCCTTAGACCTTAATTTCTCTCAATTTCTACATGACCTACTGTGCGGGTATCTCTTGATATTGAAGCCTGAAAATAGTGGCGTACATCACGTTGCATAGGGTTGGCGCAAGGACTGAGCCTTGGGGAACGCCTCATGTCACCTGCTTCTCCACGGTGCCGTTGTCGGTGTGGTATAGCAGCATGCAGTCTCTGAAGTAGACCTCGATGATGGCTATCAGTTAGTCTGCGATTCCTAACCGAGTTAGGGCCCTGAGAATGACGTGGAACGTCGAAGGTGAACGTCGCCGAATCGAAGGTGTTCTTTATGTTAAGTGTCACCTCGAGACAGTACGGCCTACGTCCTCCAAGCTACTTGGTTCCTTCTATAGCTTTAACAGCGATATACCCTATTATTCCGTCGTCGATCTTGCCTTCCTATAGCCGAACTGCATCGAAAACAGGTCACCTGCATCTAGAACTGCCTTTTGGAGTTTCCTGCAAGTGCATCAGGCAGATGAGGGTTGTCGGGTATTTTTTTTACCACCACCTTGTAGGCAAGGCCATTGTGCTCTGGTGTCTTCATCCATCAAATTCGTTGCAGATATCAACTATTACCATGTGAAAGAGATAATTGAAATCCTCAAGCAAACGGAGAAGGATACGAAAAGCGTATTTGGCACCTACGGCAGTCAGCGTATGAAGGATTGGCAGGAGATATGCCGCCTGTACGAAAAGAACGCTACATATCTGGGCGAAACGGCTCAGATATTTGTGCGAAATGTGAACTTTGAGATACCTGGGGTGCGAAAGCAAATGGCAAAACTGGAACAACTTACCGATGAAAGTCTTAAAAGAGCCCAAGACATGCACAAGCCGGAAGGTCAGCTACTGGCCGAACATGCCGCCTTGCTGGAACAGCTGGGGGTCAAAGGAGACAATCTACATGCGGAGCTTATCGAGGTTCTTGCCGGCCTGCCAGACCTCTACACTAAGTCCCTACAGGATATTGGCAAGATTCAGAACGGCATCGACATGTATGCCGAGATCAGTGGGCACAAACAGTCGCTACCCATTCTTCGGCATCTGGTCGAGTTTGGAAACACCACTGTGTATCAGTACATTCACAAAGAAGCACCCCTGGCCGTTGAAGAGCCTCCCATAAGCCTAGACCTCAGTGAAGGCATCGCCTCCAAGGATGGAGAGGGGGATAACGCTGTTACCGAAATTGACTTTGGAACGGATGACAATGGCGGAACATCCTCCACCGTTTCGGCGGAAATCATTGACTACGGTGACTTTGGAGGTGTAGATCTTCCGGAGACCGATGGCGGTAACATCGATTGGGGCATCGAGAGTGCCCCAGCATCGGATGCTGTTGAAATCAACTTTGACATTCCTGTCGAGGAGTATGGGATCGTGGTGGAGGGCACTGGCATGGATGGTGGCACTGCCAAGGGTAAGCTGATAGCTGATATGGGTTTCTCATCTCTCCACCAGCTGCTAATCCATTCCAAATCCATTGCAGGTGACCAAGCCTACACACTCCTAGACTCGCCCAATTATCGGGATCGTTTTCTGGACGAGCTCTTTGAGCTGGAATCGTTCCTGCGCCTGCGCCTCTATGAGCTCAATCAGTTGGAGTCCTCGAGCAACATTATGTACTCGCTTATGGATAGCATTGCCACACACGATGCTGATAGCATAAAGAAGATTCTCGGTTACATCGAGAAAATCATCCAGCAGACCTCCGATGAGCAAACGCGCCATCTATTCCAGCTAAAGCATTCGTCAAAGTACGCGAATCTACTTGCCACCAAGCTCCAGCAGATGACGAAGGCCGTGGAGAAGCTCCGATCCACGCGCGAGGGACTCAAGCAGCGTGCCGTCGAGCTGCGGGAGCAGCGGCTGCAGCTTAATCCCGTCCTCGAGGAACTGATTGCCCAAACGCGTACTCTACAGACACACATCGAGAAGGATATTTCGAAGCGTTATAAGAATCGTATGGTTAATCTAATGGGAGGCGCTAACTAAACTACGGGCAGATCTTGGGAATTGTTAAATGgttattaaaataaatattcatcGAATGTTGGGcagaacaaaaacaaacaaaagtgcgtttttttttcattttttaaaaGAAGTTTATTCACTTTTATTTTGctatttttattaaatatacAAATTGTATTTATATCGTGttcttttttcttttaattgccagtttttttttttttgtatacaGAATACAAATCTAATTTTAGTGAAGTTTTGCTGTTGGTTGCTGTTTGTATTGtttgtttgctgttgctgttgcataAAAGTATCCTTAAACATTTAACGTTTCGTTTTAAACTTTCACTTAATGGTACAATTCTtatattgctgaatctgatgGATAATATGTAAAACAAGAACAACGCTATCCTGATTAACTTAAATGTTTGGGGGCCTGCCTGTCTTGACTCTAAGGAAATTCTCGAAAATAACTCAATTTGGAGTGGCGTAGAGTGGATTGGTGTGGACTGGAGTGGAGGGAGGGAAATGCTATGGGGTATGCATAATACATGGCTCTAGTCATACAAGGATTGGGTGTAAAAAGCCACAAGATGCTGAGGGTATACATTGGGATATATCAACTAGACTTAGGCACTAATCTAACAAAAGTGTGGCTGGCGGTAATCGTCGGAAAGGCTTTACAAGTGTAATCGTAATCAATTCATTAACTAAATAGAAAATAACAAGTACTATCGAGAGTACAATTAATTATACGGGAAGGGGGTGGTGGGGCCTCATGATATGGTTACAACTTTGTGTGGCGTTTGGCCCGGGCTATGAGCGTCATTTCTACTAATGTTGTGGTTTTCGTGATGCATGACCCAGCGACCCGACGAACCGACCCAAGCTCAAATAAATCTCATCTACAATATATAGGGGGTCTTTCTGTGTGTCTCCGgattacatatgtatatatcgtACGAGTATGTGTATCGTATCGTAGTGTAGTGTATGCATGGATATAATGTTTGGATTGTTTTGATTATACATCAACGTacgtatttgtgtgtgtgtgtgggtgtctgTGTTGCATGAAACATGCAACTGCATGATGCATTCATAACTCGTATGGTAAATGTTAAATAAGCATAAAATTTGTTCGAAAGTTGCTCGTGGTCTGCCGTTATTGTTAGTAGTTTACTTAGACATTAGTGTTTATATGTTTCATataatttatatatgtatacgtaGTTATTATTTATAGCTTTTTTTATTCAATTTTTCGCGTTTCTTTCGCTTACGTTCTACTATTTATATGTCTGTagatatactatatatatatgtatatccgtATATATACTCttacttttgtttttttatgtaCTTGTAAATGATTACATTTATACACGTATCATAGCGCCGGTCGGATTAGAATTCTGAGCACTTGTCGCTCTAATCTGTATTGTATTGCTCTAGATTCCAAAAATCATGTGGATTACCCTTATCTACAACTCTCAATCGCATCGCAAGTATTCGCGTCCATAATTTCACATTCACCTACTATCTAAGCGAACTTGTTCCGCTTTCGTGTTCTGTCCTGTTTTCTAATGTCTCTTGGTTTCCTCAATGAAAACCATCGCCTCTCTTGGCTGGTTCCTCCGTCCACCAGCGATGATGATGGTGATTactcggctgctgctgctgctgttcctgaGCTAGAGCTGGGTCTGGATCTGGAGCTGGAGCTTGCTGCTGATGCGGATGGGAATGCTTCGCCTGTCAATCATTTTTCACTGGATAGTAGATTAGATCTGGCTGCTGTCCGTGAGGGGGCATTTGCTGCATCATTCCGCCCATCATCGGAGGCAGGATGGCCTTTGACTCGTCACCTAGCATAGAGTAGCCTACGCCCACCCCGACTCCTGTTCGCTCGTAAACGTTGCCATGCGTTGCCGCCAGGGGCAGTAAGTGGGGGTGCAACGGCGGCTGTTGTTGTGACTGCTGGCCATGCAAATGATAGGGCGGAAagctgttttgtttttgctgctcaCTGACCAACTGGTCGCTCATGTGCTGCTCATAGGCTCCCCCATACACGGCGCCACTTCTCATCAAGGCTCCCGGATAGCCTCCTGCACTgtgatgttgctgttgctgttgctgttgcgctgcttgctgctgttgctgctgctgggccgtcggctgctgctgatgctggatCAAGTCGAAGTTGTACTCCATTGTCGCGGGATTGTCAATGAGATTCGTGAGTATGCTGCCGATGTTGTTGTAATTGTGGGGATCTCCCGGATTGGACTGTCCCTGCggttgttgctgttggggctgctgctgctgctgagggCTCTGACTGAAACCTGGCGCTGGCCACATATGCTGGAAGCTCATCATATCACTAGCTAGAGCTGGATCTTGTTGGGGCTgctgttgtggttgtggttgtggttgtggcggcggctgctgctgctgctgcggtttGCTCACAGCTTGTGACGGCTGCTGTTGGGCAGGCGGCACATTCATTGGAAGCCCTAGAAACTCGGCCGAGTCTACAATATAGAATTTGTTATCCTTCAACTCCTGCTGGTTGTTAGGCGGATTACCAAAGTTCATGTTGCCCCAAGAATCTGCGGTCTGTTGTTGCAggaattgttgttgctgctgctgctgctgttgttgttgttgttgtactGGCGGAGGTTGCGGCGACTGCAGTCTCGCATGCTGCGGGGAATGCGacggctgctggtgctgctgttgcagctgctgcgttGAGGGATGGTGGTGCAATGGCGAGCGCTGGCTATGacggtgttgctgctgcatcatcagctggtgctggtggtgcaTTGGCGGCATATGGTGAGGGGAATTAAAGTGCtgcggttgctgctgctgctggatctGCGACGAATGTGGAGGATGTGCAGGATGAGGACTCTGAGGTGTGTGACTCCTcaggtgctgctgctgttgctgctgatatTGACTGATCAGCTGGTGCTGCTGATAGCTTCCGGCCGCTTGGCCAGCCTCAAAGTGGAACTGCCCCTCCTGCCCGAAGCTATTCATTCGCTGCAGGTGCAGATCAGCCGGGCTGGCAcgcagctgttgctgctgctgctgttgttgtgttgGAGGTGGCGTTGGAAGTTGCTGATGCAAAGGatttggtggtggtggtggtggtggctgctgctgttgcggcgGCGGTGCTTGTTGGCTTGGCGGCAGTTTCTCAGCATTAAAGCTCTGATTGTAGATGGAATTCTGCTGAGATTCACTCGTAGAAACCGAGTGCTGCGACGTAGAGGCCGTCGAGGACTGcgagctgttgctgctgaccATCGCCGCATTGAATTGATCCTGCTGCAGACATCCTGGGGTCGTTGAGACTGGGGGTGGTGGCGTGGGCGTTGCTGCAGCTcccttctgctgttgctgtacgGAAGCCCCTGCTGCGCCTGCTGCTCCCTGTGACTTTGCCTTTCCGGCCGTTGACTTTTTGCTGGCTTTCACAGGCGGCGGACCTGGCATATCCGGCAGAGCAGCCATTTCAGCTGGCGAaaagaaggaaggaaggaagcaAGGAAAGCAGTTAGAACAGAACCCTTCGAGGCGAAACAGATGCATTACCTTCTTCGTTAGCTTTGGGGAAGCGCTGTTTTCCCTTCTTAGGCGGCGGCGTTTGATTTCCATGCATTGTCTGCTTGTGACGCACCAAATGCGTCTTCCATTTGAAGGTCTGCGAAGGGTTAGAGATTAAAAAAAGCTTCAGAAGGATCCTTGGACGTAGAACCCACCTGATCGCAGTAGTTACAGCAATGCGGTCGCTCCTCCGAGTGAGAGGGCAGATGCCTTTGCAGCGACTTGGCCGACCCGAAGCGCTTACCACACAGCGTACACTTGCACTCGGACACATCCACATGCGCGTTGCTGTAGTGCTCCTTGAGTGCGGGATATGTGTAGTAGGATGAGCCGCACATGTCGCACACATAAGTGCGTTTCACCTCGGTGTGCAGCTGCACGTGCCGCTCCAGGTTGGCCTTCAACGTGAAGCGATTATGGCAAATGTGGCACTCGAAGAAGTTGTCTCGCTTATGCACGCGTATTATGTGCTGGTAGAGGGCATTTTTTGATGTAAACTCCTCGCCGCAAACCTCGCAGATGGCCCCGTCCGCCTTGTGGCCAGTCTCCTCGAAATGCTGCTGCAGCTTCTTCTGGGGAAACTTTAGCCCGCACTCGCCGCACGGAAAGGCtgcaacaaaaaacagaaTTTTAGATCAACAGTTTCACATATAGTTTTCATTCAATATAAGGCTGATTCCATTTCAAGGGACTGGACTCCACTCCTCAGGAGAACTTGGTGAAATTTACATTCACGCCGACTCACTTTTGAAATCCTTCTTGCTGTGCGAATCGACATGGGCGTGAAACTGCTGCATTCGCGAGTAAGATTCGCCGCAGGTCTCGCACACGAACGGAAACTCCTTTATGTGCATCGTCCGATTGTGATGGATTCTTTCCTGAGAAACAAACAAtacaaaagttattaattggTCAGCACAGAATCACAGAACCCCCG
It encodes the following:
- the LOC117188224 gene encoding CDK5RAP3-like protein; translation: MNESEIPIDIHTLKLQDWLISRRIVPKNIQQEIKEIHTKISNALQDMPSNEQLIKLLSKANINYYHVKEIIEILKQTEKDTKSVFGTYGSQRMKDWQEICRLYEKNATYLGETAQIFVRNVNFEIPGVRKQMAKLEQLTDESLKRAQDMHKPEGQLLAEHAALLEQLGVKGDNLHAELIEVLAGLPDLYTKSLQDIGKIQNGIDMYAEISGHKQSLPILRHLVEFGNTTVYQYIHKEAPLAVEEPPISLDLSEGIASKDGEGDNAVTEIDFGTDDNGGTSSTVSAEIIDYGDFGGVDLPETDGGNIDWGIESAPASDAVEINFDIPVEEYGIVVEGTGMDGGTAKGDQAYTLLDSPNYRDRFLDELFELESFLRLRLYELNQLESSSNIMYSLMDSIATHDADSIKKILGYIEKIIQQTSDEQTRHLFQLKHSSKYANLLATKLQQMTKAVEKLRSTREGLKQRAVELREQRLQLNPVLEELIAQTRTLQTHIEKDISKRYKNRMVNLMGGAN